In a genomic window of Blattabacterium cuenoti:
- a CDS encoding CTP synthase, whose amino-acid sequence METKYIFVTGGVTSSLGKGIVSASLGMLLKARGYKVSILKLDPYFNIDPGTLNPYEHGECFVTQDGAETDLDLGHYERFLNQSTTKENNVTSGLIYKTVIDNERKGFYLGKTVQVIPHITNEIKRRIKILGESNNYDIIITEIGGTVGDIEVLPYVESVRQLRWELGKFNGLIIHLTLLPHITVTGEIKTKPTQHSVRNLMENGIQADIIVCRTEKHISDNVRKKLALFCNVKPEYVIESIDTKIIYEIPCLLHIQNFDEVVLNRLNLSTITIPNLKKWKIFIKKYKNPKYEIKIALVGKYVSLHDSYKSITEALIHAGTNNETYVDIKWIYSEMIKEKNIKRYFKGISGILVAPGFGNRGIEGKILAAKYARENEIPFFGICLGMQIAVVEFARNVLGLKKAESHETNPNTSHPVINLMKKQKKLTNIGGTMRLGNWKCSLTEGSKLFSIYGGKKEIFERHRHRYEFNNNYLECFSNAGMKAVGINPETGLVEALELENHIFFLGVQYHPEYQSTVTNPHPLFTSFIQVSTNTDYQNSYCI is encoded by the coding sequence ATGGAAACAAAATATATTTTTGTTACAGGAGGGGTAACCTCTTCCTTAGGAAAAGGAATCGTTTCAGCTTCTTTGGGTATGTTATTAAAAGCTAGGGGATATAAAGTTTCAATATTAAAATTAGATCCTTATTTTAATATAGATCCGGGAACTTTAAATCCTTATGAACACGGTGAATGTTTTGTTACTCAAGATGGAGCCGAAACAGATTTAGATTTAGGACATTACGAACGTTTTTTAAATCAATCTACAACAAAAGAGAACAATGTGACATCGGGTTTAATATACAAAACTGTAATAGATAATGAAAGAAAAGGGTTTTATTTAGGAAAAACAGTACAAGTTATTCCTCATATTACTAATGAGATAAAAAGACGTATTAAAATTTTAGGAGAATCCAATAATTATGATATTATTATTACTGAAATAGGGGGTACTGTAGGTGATATAGAGGTTTTACCTTATGTTGAATCAGTACGTCAATTAAGGTGGGAATTAGGAAAATTTAATGGTTTAATTATTCATTTGACATTACTTCCACATATCACAGTTACTGGAGAGATCAAAACAAAACCAACACAACATTCTGTTCGAAATTTAATGGAAAACGGAATACAAGCAGATATTATAGTTTGTAGAACAGAAAAACATATATCTGATAATGTTAGAAAAAAACTAGCCTTGTTTTGCAATGTAAAACCTGAGTACGTTATTGAATCAATAGATACTAAAATTATCTATGAAATTCCTTGTTTATTGCATATACAAAATTTTGATGAAGTTGTACTAAATCGTTTAAACTTATCTACTATTACTATTCCAAATTTAAAAAAATGGAAAATTTTTATTAAAAAATACAAAAATCCAAAATATGAAATCAAAATAGCATTAGTTGGAAAATATGTTTCTTTACATGATTCTTATAAATCAATTACAGAAGCTTTAATTCATGCAGGAACAAATAATGAAACTTATGTTGATATAAAATGGATTTATTCAGAAATGATCAAAGAAAAAAATATAAAAAGATATTTTAAAGGAATCTCAGGAATTTTAGTAGCTCCAGGTTTTGGTAATCGAGGAATAGAAGGAAAAATACTTGCAGCAAAGTATGCAAGAGAAAATGAAATACCATTTTTTGGAATATGTTTAGGTATGCAAATTGCCGTAGTAGAATTTGCTAGAAATGTATTAGGTTTGAAAAAAGCAGAAAGTCATGAAACCAATCCAAACACATCTCATCCAGTAATAAATTTAATGAAAAAACAAAAAAAATTAACAAATATAGGAGGAACAATGCGTTTAGGAAATTGGAAATGTTCTCTTACAGAAGGATCTAAATTATTTTCTATATATGGAGGAAAAAAAGAAATTTTCGAAAGACACCGTCATAGGTATGAATTTAATAATAATTATTTGGAATGTTTTTCCAATGCTGGAATGAAAGCTGTTGGAATAAATCCAGAGACAGGATTGGTGGAAGCTTTAGAATTAGAAAATCATATTTTTTTCTTAGGTGTTCAATATCATCCAGAATATCAAAGTACAGTAACTAATCCACATCCTCTGTTTACTAGTTTCATACAAGTATCCACCAATACAGATTATCAGAATTCTTATTGTATATGA
- a CDS encoding adenylate kinase family protein, which translates to MIHIILFGPPGCGKGTQAKIISNKFGFIHLSTGIIFRNHIKRKTNLGKLASFYINQGTLVPDIITINMFNIEIKKHIKAKGIIYDGYPRTKNQIFSLEKELHKFCLGKINIIFYFFIQKNLIINRLLKRGKTSYRDDDTDIITVKRRIKEYDKKTSLIWDNHKWKNSIIKLNASLSVDEISVFMEKKILNLLY; encoded by the coding sequence ATGATACATATTATATTATTTGGACCACCAGGTTGTGGAAAAGGAACTCAAGCTAAAATTATATCAAATAAATTTGGTTTCATACACTTGTCTACTGGAATTATATTTAGAAATCATATAAAAAGAAAAACTAATCTAGGAAAATTAGCTAGTTTTTATATAAATCAAGGGACACTGGTACCTGATATAATTACTATAAATATGTTTAATATAGAAATTAAAAAACACATTAAAGCGAAAGGAATTATTTATGATGGATATCCTAGAACTAAAAATCAAATTTTTTCTTTAGAAAAAGAATTACATAAATTTTGTTTAGGAAAAATAAATATAATTTTCTATTTTTTCATACAAAAAAATTTAATAATAAATAGATTGTTGAAAAGAGGTAAAACTAGTTATCGTGATGATGACACGGATATTATTACAGTTAAAAGAAGAATAAAAGAATATGATAAAAAAACTTCTTTAATATGGGATAACCATAAATGGAAAAATAGTATAATAAAATTAAACGCTTCCTTGTCTGTAGATGAAATTTCTGTTTTTATGGAAAAAAAAATTCTAAATCTTTTATATTAA
- the obgE gene encoding GTPase ObgE translates to MENCFIDFIKIFCKSGDGGSGYVHFHRDRFIKRGGPDGGTGGKGGDIIFQGNSHIHTFLHLRYHKHWIAKSGLSGKKNNITGANGKDLLIEVPIGTVVKDEKKNIIMEITENFQKKILFKGGTGGKGNAFFRNSISQSPCYAQSGIKTKGNWVFLELKILSDVGFIGFPNTGKSTLLSTITNAKPKIGNFSFTTKKPHIGVVKVNFNSFLASDIPGIIEKASEGRGLGHSFLRHVERNSVLLFLISSDTKDKKKEYLTLLNELGRFNLNLLKKRHLLAISKSDLINNEEKQKIKDFFLKLEENIVFISSFTKEGIPELIEELWNLIRKKK, encoded by the coding sequence ATGGAAAATTGTTTTATTGATTTTATAAAAATTTTTTGTAAAAGTGGGGATGGAGGTTCTGGATATGTTCATTTTCATAGAGATAGATTCATAAAAAGAGGAGGGCCTGATGGAGGAACAGGAGGAAAAGGAGGAGATATTATTTTTCAAGGAAATTCTCATATTCATACTTTTTTGCATCTAAGATATCATAAACATTGGATAGCTAAATCCGGATTATCAGGAAAAAAAAATAATATAACTGGAGCAAATGGAAAAGATTTATTAATAGAAGTTCCTATAGGAACTGTGGTAAAAGATGAAAAGAAAAATATAATAATGGAAATAACCGAAAATTTTCAAAAAAAAATCCTATTTAAAGGAGGAACGGGAGGAAAAGGGAATGCTTTTTTTAGAAATTCAATTTCTCAATCTCCTTGTTATGCACAATCTGGAATTAAAACAAAAGGAAATTGGGTTTTTTTGGAATTAAAAATTTTATCAGATGTAGGATTTATAGGTTTTCCCAATACTGGAAAATCTACTTTACTTTCTACAATTACAAATGCAAAACCAAAAATAGGAAATTTTTCTTTTACGACTAAAAAACCACATATTGGTGTGGTGAAAGTAAATTTTAATTCTTTTCTGGCATCTGATATTCCTGGAATAATAGAAAAAGCATCTGAAGGTAGGGGGTTGGGGCATTCTTTTTTAAGGCATGTAGAACGAAATTCTGTTTTATTATTTTTAATTTCTTCAGATACAAAAGATAAAAAAAAAGAATATTTAACTTTATTAAACGAGTTGGGAAGATTTAATTTAAATCTTTTGAAGAAAAGACATTTATTAGCAATATCTAAATCGGATTTGATAAACAATGAAGAAAAACAGAAAATAAAAGACTTTTTTTTAAAATTGGAGGAAAATATTGTTTTTATTTCTTCTTTTACAAAAGAAGGGATACCTGAGTTAATAGAGGAATTATGGAATTTAATCAGAAAAAAAAAATGA
- a CDS encoding ferritin: MISEKIQKKLIKQLNRESESSQLYLYMASWVERKGYEGICQFLYDHSDEERIHMLKLIRYINKRGGNVFLDKISIINTTYTSLKEIFVKLFEHEKKISKEINFLIEISLQEKDFFTYNFLQWFVKEQIEEEAVSKMILDKIELIGEDKGGLYLFDKDMKNFHKK, from the coding sequence ATGATTAGTGAAAAAATACAAAAAAAATTGATAAAACAATTAAATAGAGAATCAGAATCTTCCCAATTATATTTATATATGGCGTCTTGGGTAGAAAGAAAAGGTTATGAAGGAATATGTCAATTTTTATATGATCATTCAGATGAGGAAAGGATTCATATGTTAAAACTAATTAGATATATTAACAAAAGAGGAGGAAATGTTTTTTTAGATAAAATATCAATTATAAATACAACATACACTTCTCTTAAAGAAATATTTGTAAAGTTATTCGAACATGAAAAAAAAATTTCTAAGGAAATAAATTTTTTGATAGAAATCTCTTTACAAGAAAAAGATTTTTTTACATATAATTTTTTGCAATGGTTTGTTAAAGAACAAATTGAAGAAGAGGCTGTAAGTAAAATGATTTTAGATAAAATAGAATTAATAGGAGAGGATAAAGGGGGTTTATATTTATTTGATAAAGATATGAAAAACTTTCATAAAAAATAA
- the fsa gene encoding fructose-6-phosphate aldolase — protein sequence MKFFIDTANLEEIKRAKSLGMLDGVTTNPSLVSKESLSNQKEIERHYISICECLKNNENVSVEVISSNYNEMIQEGEKLSLLHSKIVVKIPMTINGIKAIQYFCKKQIRTNCTLIFSTGQALVAAKAGVSYVSPFVGRLDDISNDGLNLIREIKSIYDNYNFKTKILAASIRHPLHIIECAKIGVHAITSPINVIYSLLNHPLTNIGLDKFIRDFKSKIK from the coding sequence ATGAAGTTTTTTATAGATACAGCAAATTTAGAAGAAATAAAGAGAGCAAAATCATTAGGTATGTTGGATGGAGTGACAACAAATCCATCTTTAGTATCAAAAGAATCTCTTTCTAATCAAAAAGAAATTGAAAGACATTATATTTCTATATGCGAATGTTTAAAAAATAATGAAAATGTAAGTGTTGAAGTTATTAGTTCTAATTATAATGAAATGATTCAAGAAGGAGAAAAACTTTCTCTTTTACATTCAAAAATTGTGGTAAAAATACCCATGACAATAAATGGAATAAAAGCAATTCAATATTTTTGTAAAAAACAAATACGAACTAATTGTACTCTTATTTTTTCTACAGGACAAGCGTTAGTAGCAGCTAAAGCTGGAGTTAGCTATGTTTCACCATTTGTAGGGAGATTAGATGATATTTCTAATGATGGATTAAATTTAATACGAGAAATTAAAAGTATATATGATAATTATAATTTCAAAACAAAAATATTAGCAGCTTCTATACGTCATCCTTTGCATATTATAGAATGTGCAAAAATTGGTGTACACGCCATAACCTCTCCTATAAATGTTATTTATTCTTTATTAAATCATCCATTAACTAATATAGGATTAGATAAATTTATAAGAGATTTCAAAAGTAAAATAAAATAA
- the clpX gene encoding ATP-dependent Clp protease ATP-binding subunit ClpX: protein MEEKCNFCGRNKNDITFLISGINGHICNLCIEKTYSIIHQKFWVKNNHKTSENNSEFIKIKKPREIKSFLDKYIVEQNEAKKIISVAVYNHYKRIKKQNQNNTNIEIDKSNVLLIGKTGTGKTLLAKSISKLLKVPFAIADATSLTEAGYVGEDVESVLTRLLQSVDYNVNFAEKGIIFLDEIDKISRKNNNPSITRDVSGEGVQQALLKILEGAIVNVPPQSGRKHPDQKMIQINTNNILFIAGGTFDGIEKIISDRIEKTSIGFVQNQEKRKKYSEKNYLKNIIAEDLKKFGLIPEIIGRFPIVTYLDPLSKNTLKKILVEPENALIKQYQTLFNMDHISLNITDEALNIIVDKAFHLGLGARGLRTFCEKIFLDYMFDIENVQSTLNIDQDIVKQKLFYS from the coding sequence ATGGAAGAAAAATGTAATTTTTGTGGAAGGAATAAAAATGATATTACATTTCTTATATCAGGAATTAATGGGCATATTTGTAATTTATGTATAGAAAAAACTTATTCTATAATTCACCAAAAATTTTGGGTAAAAAATAATCATAAAACTAGTGAAAATAATAGTGAATTTATAAAAATTAAAAAACCCAGAGAAATTAAATCTTTTCTAGATAAATATATTGTGGAACAAAATGAAGCAAAAAAAATCATATCTGTAGCTGTTTATAATCATTATAAACGTATTAAAAAACAAAATCAAAATAACACAAACATAGAAATAGATAAATCTAATGTATTGTTAATTGGAAAAACAGGAACAGGAAAAACTTTATTAGCAAAAAGTATATCTAAACTTTTAAAAGTACCTTTCGCTATAGCCGATGCAACTTCTCTAACTGAAGCAGGATATGTGGGAGAAGACGTAGAATCTGTTTTAACCAGATTATTACAATCTGTTGATTACAATGTAAACTTTGCTGAAAAAGGAATTATTTTTTTAGATGAAATAGATAAAATTTCTAGAAAAAATAATAATCCTTCTATAACTAGAGATGTATCTGGTGAAGGTGTACAACAAGCGTTACTGAAAATATTGGAAGGAGCTATCGTTAATGTTCCACCTCAAAGTGGAAGAAAACATCCGGATCAAAAAATGATACAAATAAACACTAACAACATATTGTTTATAGCTGGAGGAACTTTTGATGGTATAGAAAAAATTATTTCTGATAGAATAGAAAAAACATCTATAGGTTTTGTCCAAAATCAAGAAAAAAGAAAAAAATATTCCGAAAAAAATTATCTAAAAAATATTATAGCTGAAGATTTAAAAAAATTTGGATTAATTCCTGAAATTATAGGTAGATTTCCCATTGTAACTTATTTAGATCCACTAAGTAAAAATACGCTAAAGAAAATTCTAGTCGAACCAGAAAATGCTTTAATAAAACAATATCAAACATTATTTAACATGGATCATATTTCTTTAAATATTACAGATGAAGCATTAAATATTATAGTAGATAAAGCATTTCACCTAGGTCTAGGTGCTAGAGGATTACGAACATTTTGTGAAAAAATATTTTTGGATTATATGTTTGATATAGAAAATGTTCAATCTACGTTAAATATAGATCAAGATATAGTAAAACAAAAATTATTTTATTCTTGA
- the yidC gene encoding membrane protein insertase YidC, translating to MNKNLDYNSIIGLTLILFVLIFFTYLNNNVNFNSNNNNKLSYNHQEFSKKKEFSFTKNRKKNDFFLLENNVLKIKISSLGGYINELLLKKYKAYDSSLSHHGKNLYLINNSNFLYKLSFFNNKGLNINTDTLYFQPVSLENNKVSGIKTLIMRAKNPYGKGFLDYIYTIGEKNQYDIGFSIRTKDFSSLGEYRSYINLEHKIISLEKDRNWENSYTQVYYSTSNNDDLNNFTSVKYLSEKKTEDKNIYGVNWIADKQQFFSFIFIPDKILKNVFVRSENFSSGSFLKRIQMKTFINTVKNEEFYFSFRLYFGPLDLNLLKKYQNGFENIIPFGWGFLKWINKYFFLVIFQFLEKTNLNYGVIIILMTIVVKLILSPITYKQYKLSAMMKLIRPEIEKLNDKYKGDILKKQRAIMELYHNVGINPMSGCITTLFQIPIFYSLFKFFPTIINLRGKSFLWVEDLTSYDSILKLPFFIPFYGNHVSLLTLLYSLALLIYTKLSNDGRKDFSQNENDSSIPDMNFILYLMPVIMLLFINSYASALSLYYFTSNIINIGFFFFIKEFMLNKNKVFIYKNSRIIK from the coding sequence ATGAATAAAAATTTAGATTACAATTCTATAATAGGATTAACTCTTATATTGTTTGTTTTAATTTTTTTTACTTATTTAAATAACAATGTTAATTTTAATTCTAACAACAATAACAAATTAAGTTATAATCATCAAGAATTTTCAAAAAAAAAAGAATTTTCTTTTACGAAAAACAGAAAAAAAAATGATTTTTTTTTGTTAGAAAATAATGTTTTAAAAATTAAAATATCTAGTTTAGGAGGGTATATTAATGAATTACTTTTAAAAAAATATAAAGCATACGATTCTTCATTATCTCATCATGGTAAAAATCTTTATTTAATAAATAATTCTAATTTTTTATATAAATTATCTTTTTTTAATAATAAAGGACTAAATATTAATACAGATACTTTATATTTTCAACCTGTATCATTGGAAAATAATAAAGTATCAGGAATTAAGACTCTCATAATGAGAGCTAAAAATCCTTATGGAAAAGGTTTTTTAGACTACATTTATACAATAGGAGAAAAAAATCAGTATGATATTGGTTTTTCTATTCGAACTAAAGATTTTTCTTCTTTAGGAGAATATAGATCTTATATTAATTTAGAACATAAAATTATTTCTCTAGAAAAAGATAGAAATTGGGAAAACTCTTATACTCAAGTATATTATTCTACATCTAATAATGATGACTTGAACAATTTTACTTCTGTAAAATATTTATCTGAAAAAAAAACGGAAGATAAAAATATATATGGTGTAAATTGGATTGCGGATAAACAACAATTTTTTTCTTTCATATTTATTCCAGATAAAATATTAAAAAATGTTTTTGTTCGATCTGAAAATTTTTCTTCAGGATCTTTTCTAAAAAGAATCCAAATGAAAACATTTATAAATACGGTAAAAAATGAGGAATTTTATTTTTCTTTTCGTTTGTATTTTGGTCCTTTGGACTTAAATTTATTAAAAAAATACCAAAATGGATTTGAAAATATTATTCCCTTTGGGTGGGGATTTCTTAAGTGGATTAATAAATATTTTTTTTTAGTAATTTTCCAATTTTTGGAAAAAACAAATTTAAATTATGGTGTTATTATTATTTTAATGACTATAGTTGTAAAACTAATATTATCTCCAATTACATATAAACAGTATAAACTAAGTGCTATGATGAAATTGATACGTCCGGAGATAGAAAAGTTAAATGATAAATATAAAGGAGATATTTTAAAAAAACAAAGAGCCATAATGGAATTATATCATAATGTAGGAATTAATCCAATGTCTGGATGTATTACTACATTGTTTCAAATTCCTATTTTCTATTCTTTATTTAAATTTTTTCCTACTATAATTAATTTAAGAGGGAAATCATTTTTATGGGTAGAAGACCTTACTTCATATGATTCGATTTTAAAATTACCTTTTTTTATTCCTTTTTATGGAAATCATGTAAGTTTACTAACTTTACTATATTCTTTAGCTCTATTAATTTATACTAAGTTAAGTAATGATGGTAGAAAAGATTTTTCTCAAAATGAAAATGATTCTTCTATTCCTGACATGAATTTTATATTATATTTAATGCCTGTAATAATGCTATTGTTCATAAATAGTTATGCTTCTGCTTTATCTTTATATTATTTTACGTCTAATATAATTAACATTGGATTTTTCTTTTTTATTAAAGAATTTATGTTAAACAAAAACAAAGTTTTTATATATAAAAATTCAAGAATAATAAAATAA
- the rsfS gene encoding ribosome silencing factor, translated as MLLDKIIEGIQVVKGEDISIINLEDNTNFICDYFVICNGESHNQVYAISQSIEKITIDKLKEKPWHIEGLKNKEWILVDYISIVVHIFKKQLRSYYNIENLWNKNSQKKIRQNL; from the coding sequence TTGCTTTTAGATAAAATCATAGAAGGTATTCAAGTGGTTAAAGGAGAAGATATATCCATTATAAATTTAGAAGATAATACAAATTTTATTTGTGATTATTTTGTTATTTGTAATGGAGAATCACATAATCAAGTGTATGCTATTTCTCAATCTATAGAAAAAATAACGATTGATAAATTAAAAGAAAAACCTTGGCATATAGAAGGTTTGAAAAATAAAGAATGGATTTTGGTTGATTATATTTCTATTGTTGTTCACATTTTTAAAAAACAACTAAGATCATATTATAATATAGAGAATCTCTGGAATAAGAATTCTCAAAAAAAAATTAGGCAAAACTTATAG
- a CDS encoding biotin--[acetyl-CoA-carboxylase] ligase translates to MKKFIWPINLILLKEIDSTNQYAKKYIHEKCKKYNWIVIWTINQTKGVGMNNNLWYTEKKKDLTFSIIFKPIQVLHIKKIYIINIIISNAIHKILSECYNSKNKEQIWIKWPNDIIINEKKVGGILIENSIFSKKIHTVISGIGLNVNHKKLKREWNASSLEEIFNINFDLDYLFYKIIFFIQKEYFLFTIYGEKFIREYYINHLYLKDKNSLFYIYKTNNYISGIIRSINDQGFLLIEFDKKIDFFDQKEIKFLHFSIYFILLFLNFYI, encoded by the coding sequence TTGAAAAAATTTATCTGGCCTATAAATCTAATTTTATTAAAAGAAATTGATTCTACGAATCAATATGCAAAAAAATATATTCATGAAAAATGTAAAAAATACAATTGGATAGTTATTTGGACAATAAATCAAACAAAAGGAGTAGGAATGAATAATAATTTATGGTATACAGAAAAAAAGAAGGATTTAACTTTTAGTATTATTTTTAAACCCATTCAGGTTTTACACATAAAAAAAATATATATCATAAATATTATTATAAGTAATGCTATACATAAAATTTTATCTGAATGTTATAACTCAAAAAATAAAGAACAAATTTGGATTAAATGGCCTAATGATATAATTATAAACGAAAAAAAAGTAGGAGGAATTTTAATAGAAAACAGCATTTTTTCAAAAAAAATTCACACAGTGATTAGTGGTATAGGTTTAAATGTCAATCATAAAAAATTAAAAAGAGAATGGAATGCTTCTTCACTAGAAGAAATTTTTAATATTAATTTTGATTTAGATTATCTTTTTTATAAGATTATTTTTTTTATTCAAAAAGAATATTTTCTTTTTACAATTTATGGAGAAAAATTTATACGAGAATATTATATTAATCATTTATATTTAAAAGATAAAAATTCTCTATTTTATATTTATAAAACAAATAATTATATTTCAGGTATCATAAGATCTATAAATGATCAAGGATTTTTACTTATAGAATTCGATAAAAAAATTGATTTTTTTGATCAAAAAGAAATAAAATTTTTACATTTTTCCATTTATTTTATTTTATTATTCTTGAATTTTTATATATAA
- the lpdA gene encoding dihydrolipoyl dehydrogenase has translation MYFDVIILGGGPGGYVASIRAAQLGLKTALVEKESIGGVCLNWGCIPTKSLLNSAKILQSIKKDGEIFGIKNEDIEIDYPRILSKSRKIVDQIKKGVSFLMRKNGIHVILGNAQLGKRKKIEIFQKEKSIAEHSAKHIVIATGAIPKINNTKYQYDGKKIITYKEALSLSSLPKKIIIVGSGSIGLEFAYFYHSMGTEVFILERCSKLFPNGDYDISNHLKYSFSKKGIKNYVSSNISKITTCTNDNEVTVDIETLSGNVTLKADIILYATGVTPNIKHIGLEKIGIQIEEGFIVVDDNYRTNIDGYYAIGDVINTPSLAHVASHEAINCIENIKGLNCQKIDYNNIPKCVYSLPEIASVGYTEKESKEKGFQIKVGKFPFSASGRAITDDNTDGFVKVIFDDKYDEWLGCHMIGNHVTDLISEVVVARKLEGTSHEILGSIHPHPSLNESIIEAIAHAYGKAIHL, from the coding sequence ATGTATTTTGATGTTATCATTTTAGGTGGTGGTCCAGGAGGTTATGTAGCTTCTATTCGTGCAGCACAACTTGGGTTAAAAACAGCTCTTGTAGAAAAAGAATCAATCGGAGGTGTTTGTTTAAATTGGGGGTGTATTCCAACTAAATCACTTTTGAATAGTGCGAAAATTTTACAATCTATAAAAAAAGATGGTGAAATATTCGGAATAAAAAATGAAGATATTGAAATAGATTATCCAAGAATACTTTCTAAAAGTAGAAAAATAGTTGATCAAATAAAAAAAGGAGTTTCATTTTTAATGAGAAAAAATGGAATTCATGTTATTTTAGGAAATGCACAATTGGGAAAAAGAAAAAAAATAGAAATTTTTCAAAAAGAAAAAAGTATAGCAGAACATTCTGCTAAGCATATTGTTATTGCTACTGGTGCAATCCCTAAAATTAATAATACAAAATACCAATATGATGGAAAAAAAATCATAACATATAAAGAAGCATTATCTTTATCTTCTTTACCAAAAAAAATAATAATTGTTGGTTCCGGATCAATAGGTTTAGAATTTGCTTATTTTTATCATTCTATGGGAACAGAGGTTTTTATTTTAGAAAGATGTTCTAAATTGTTTCCTAATGGTGATTATGATATATCTAATCATTTGAAATATTCTTTTTCTAAAAAAGGGATTAAAAATTATGTATCTTCTAATATAAGTAAAATTACTACTTGTACTAATGATAATGAAGTTACTGTCGATATTGAAACATTATCTGGAAATGTTACTTTAAAAGCAGATATTATCCTATATGCAACAGGTGTAACTCCTAATATTAAACATATTGGATTAGAAAAAATAGGAATTCAAATAGAAGAAGGATTCATAGTTGTAGATGATAACTATCGTACGAATATAGATGGATATTACGCTATCGGAGACGTTATTAACACACCATCTTTAGCTCATGTAGCTTCACATGAGGCAATAAATTGTATTGAAAATATAAAAGGTTTAAATTGTCAAAAAATAGATTATAATAATATTCCAAAATGTGTTTATTCACTCCCTGAAATAGCTTCAGTAGGTTATACAGAAAAAGAATCTAAGGAAAAAGGTTTTCAAATTAAAGTAGGAAAGTTTCCTTTTAGTGCTTCAGGTAGAGCAATTACTGATGATAATACTGACGGTTTTGTAAAAGTAATTTTTGATGATAAATATGATGAATGGTTAGGATGTCATATGATAGGAAATCATGTTACAGATTTAATTTCAGAAGTAGTAGTTGCTAGAAAGTTAGAAGGAACTAGTCACGAAATATTAGGGAGCATACATCCTCATCCTTCGTTGAATGAATCCATAATAGAAGCTATAGCTCATGCTTATGGTAAAGCAATTCATTTATAA